Proteins from a single region of Argopecten irradians isolate NY chromosome 7, Ai_NY, whole genome shotgun sequence:
- the LOC138327641 gene encoding sorting nexin-25-like, whose product METFLKGDTGPDAFFEAQEQVYQVLQKDHYPSFLVSDIYYRFIISDDDERMEAASLSSKDQFFFGPTESFLEPEDEDDSDDGDLFASESYAAQQRLETLDDKIRNKTQAIQALKTKKTDDAKIGKVEKDMEKERENLMHEKKQLEAHILRMQMWCENQGKWRAHVYETETLEEGEKKTPVFVLIIHLVGSGMSQNLQKSSHGWVVSRTLPEFQKMHRQLVQIGSWLKKKDLPTIGRFTTVDDKFIQESKTAINEYLSAVMKDERMAQSEVLCRFLTPTPSYLKQQETAAKKNTFFLDSLLKSLPKIGQESHENEDELLFSGDDSSKLDRSKDSIAEPFYKLVNEVFELRGMFKWLRKSFIAFVEVSFGRSINRQLRDTVDWIFSEPMIIYYIRMFKDSMWPEGKLAPYTEAKSDEKKFRTRMEAKEKFLTNIPDALKSLLGENNARRGSIKVFEVLQDTRLNKHLFYILLEVVLMEICPELNEADTPMSSTEVISL is encoded by the exons ATGGAGACATTCCTCAAGGGGGACACG GGCCCAGATGCCTTCTTTGAAGCCCAAGAACAAGTGTACCAGGTGCTTCAGAAAGATCACTATCCATCTTTCCTTGTCAGTGATATTTACTACCGGTTTATTATTAGTGACGATGATGAGAGAATGGAGGCAGCGTCTTTATCTTCAAAAG ACCAGTTTTTCTTTGGCCCTACTGAGAGTTTCCTGGAACCAGAAGATGAGGACGACTCTGATGACGGAGATCTGTTTGCTAGCGAGTCATACGCAGCCCAGCAGAGACTGGAGACACTTGACGACAAGATCCGCAACAAGACACAAGCGATCCAGGCTCTTAAGACAAAGAAAACTGATGATGCCAAG ATTGGTAAAGTAGAGAAGGATATGGAGAAGGAAAGAGAAAACCTAATGCACGAGAAGAAGCAATTAGAGGCACATATCCTCCGCATGCAGATGTGGTGTGAGAATCAAGGGAAGTGGCGGGCCCATGTATATGAAACAGAG ACTTTGGAGGAAGGAGAGAAGAAGACTCCAGTATTTGTGCTGATAATACACCTAGTTGGGTCTGGTATGAGTCAAAACCTCCAGAAAAGCAGCCATGGATGGGTTGTCTCCCGCACACTCCCAGAATTCCAAAAGATGCATAGACAACTTGTTCAG ATTGGATCCTGGTTGAAGAAGAAAGACTTGCCTACCATTGGAAGGTTTACAACTGTTGATGACAAGTTTATACAGGAGAGTAAAACCGCCATCAATGAATATCTCAGT GCGGTGATGAAGGATGAACGCATGGCTCAGAGTGAAGTTCTCTGTCGATTCTTAACTCCAACACCATCTTACCTTAAACAGCAGGAGACAGCAGCGAAGAAAAATACATTCTTCCTGGACAGTTTACTTAAAAG CCTTCCTAAAATTGGCCAGGAATCCCATGAGAATGAAGATGAATTGTTGTTTTCTGGAGATGACAG TTCTAAACTGGACAGAAGTAAGGACTCCATAGCAGAACCATTCTATAAACTGGTGAACGAGGTGTTTGAGCTACGAGGCATGTTTAAGTGGCTGAGGAAAAGTTTCATTGCCTTTGTAGAAGTCAGCTTTGGCAGATCCATAAACAG ACAGTTGAGGGATACTGTTGATTGGATATTCTCTGAGCCAATGATCATCTACTACATACGAATGTTTAAAGACTCCATGTGGCCAGAAGGTAAACTAGCTCCCTATACAGAGGCCAAAAGTGACGAGAAGAAATTCAGGACTCGGATGGAGGCCAAGGAGAAGTTTCTGACAAACATTCCAG ATGCCTTAAAGTCACTGCTAGGAGAAAATAATGCCAGAAGAGGATCTATCAAAGTATTTGAAGTACTGCAAGATACTCGGCTTAACAAGCACCTGTTTTAT ATCCTGTTAGAAGTGGTATTGATGGAAATTTGCCCCGAATTGAATGAAGCTGACACACCCATGTCATCCACAGAAGTGATATCCTTATAA